A part of Arachis hypogaea cultivar Tifrunner chromosome 12, arahy.Tifrunner.gnm2.J5K5, whole genome shotgun sequence genomic DNA contains:
- the LOC112727326 gene encoding uncharacterized protein — MGAEFWDLEIGVHGNGNPLGSLICMLQLLGKILNEFTPWDDSVAMNGIVAGLKGFRDDDVKPFSAGLNSAETQAM; from the exons ATGGGAGCAGAATTTTGGGACTTGGAGATTGGAGTTCATGGAAATGGCAATCCATTGGGAAGCTTGATCTGTATGTTGCAGCTGCTGGGAAAAATCCTAAACG AGTTCACGCCCTGGGATGATTCCGTCGCCATGAATGGCATTGTTGCTGGTCTAAAAGGATTCAGAGATGATGATGTGAAGCCATTTTCTGCTGGTTTGAATTCAGCTGAGACTCAG GCCATGTAA
- the LOC112729227 gene encoding uncharacterized protein, with translation MNSICISNCINDTRDSRIRANYTNLYKWPESDVEFVRSLSHEGRRRCHVYGQDHPKVVDSISCRQMYLRSYQFSRKESVPQKTKRCFRRVKERVTRGNHGGWRNNCRKRIIGRHHGRRNKCLVWRRLKQISCAALFRIFKKLLSSAASVDVVKGGD, from the coding sequence ATGAATTCGATCTGCATATCTAACTGTATCAATGACACACGTGATTCTCGCATTCGCGCCAACTATACGAACCTGTATAAGTGGCCGGAATCAGACGTAGAGTTTGTTAGGTCGTTGAGCCACGAGGGTAGGAGGAGATGCCACGTGTATGGTCAGGATCACCCGAAGGTGGTGGATAGCATCTCATGTAGGCAGATGTACCTTAGGAGCTACCAGTTTTCAAGGAAGGAGAGTGTCCCTCAAAAGACAAAAAGGTGTTTTAGGAGGGTGAAGGAGAGAGTAACACGTGGCAACCATGGTGGTTGGAGGAACAACTGCAGAAAGAGGATTATTGGTAGACACCATGGTAGGAGGAACAAGTGTCTGGTTTGGAGGAGactgaagcaaatttcgtgtgcTGCTTTGTTTAGGATATTCAAGAAGTTATTGTCTTCTGCTGCAAGTGTAGATGTTGTGAAGGGGGGAGATTGA
- the LOC140176704 gene encoding uncharacterized protein encodes MSFFFHCSGETISRHFHNVLHAILSLEGDFFKQSSGEDVPYEILHNSRFYPFFKDCIGAIDGTHSRVKVPRVEVPCFHGRKDHPIQNVLAACGFDMEFTYVLSSLEGIASDSRILKDALSRKYPLRISEGKFYLGDAGFMLKPGILTPYRVDRELLQECNIDRSQSNQQRDEEYRHATLLRDNIAAEMWNVYQAL; translated from the exons ATGTCTTTCTTTTTTCACTGCTCAGGAGAGACAATTAGTCGTCACTTTCACAATGTCCTACATGCTATTCTATCGTTAGAGGGAGACTTCTTCAAGCAATCATCTGGTGAGGATGTTCCTTATGAAATACTTCATAATAGTCGATTCTATCCATTTTTTAAG GACTGCATTGGAGCCATAGATGGAACTCATAGTCGTGTGAAGGTACCAAGGGTAGAAGTCCCTTGTTTTCACGGAAGAAAAGATCACCCTATACAAAATGTGTTAGCTGCTTGTGGGTTTGATATGGAATTCACTTATGTGTTGTCTAGTTTGGAAGGAATTGCCTCTGACTCGAGAATTTTGAAAGATGCTCTAAGTAGGAAATATCCACTTCGAATATCTGAAG GAAAATTTTATCTAGGTGATGCTGGATTTATGCTAAAGCCTGGGATACTTACACCATATAGAG TTGACCGAGAATTGCTACAAGAATGCAACATAGATAGATCACAATCAAATCAACAACGTGATGAGGAATATAGACATGCAACATTGTTACGAGATAATATTGCAGCTGAAATGTGGAATGTGTATCAAGCTTTATGA